The DNA region TAGGCGGCAAACAGAACCAGCGCGCCGAGGCCCGCCGAGCCGATCGCGTAGCCCTTGGTCACCGCCTTGGTGGTGTTGCCGACCGCGTCGAGGGCGTCCGTCGACTTGCGCACCTCCGAGGGCAGGCCCGCCATCTCGGCGATGCCGCCGGCATTGTCGGTGACGGGTCCGAAGGCGTCCAGCGCCACGATGAAGCCGGCCAGGGCCAGCATGGCGGTCACCGCGATGGCGATGCCGAACAGGCCGGCGAGCGCGTAGGTGCTGATGATGCCCGCCACGATCACGATGGCCGGGAGCGCGGTCGATTCCAGCGAGATCGCGAGTCCCTGGATCACGTTGGTGCCGTGCCCGGTCACCGAGGCGTCGGCGATCGACTTCACCGGACGGAAGTTGGTGCCCGTGTAGTACTCGGTGATCACCACGATCAGCGCCGTGATGGCCAGCCCGATCACCGCGCAGCCGAACAGGCCGGCCGACGTGAAGGTCACGCCGGTCGAGGTGGTGAAGCTCGTCGAGAACCCGCCGAGCAGGGTCATGTTGACGGCCGCGATCGCCGCGATCGACAGCACGCCGGCGGCGATCAGGCCCTTGTAGAGGGCGCCCATGATCGACTGGTTCGCCCCGAGCCGCACCGCGTAGGTGCCGGCGATCGAGGTGAGGATGCAGGCCGACCCGATGGCTAGCGGGTACAGCATCATCGGCTCGAGGACGTCGCGGCCGCTCCCCGTCGAACCGGAGAAGAAAATCGCGGCCAGAACCATCGTGGCGACGACCGTGACCGCGTAGGTCTCGAACAGGTCGGCCGCCATGCCGGCGCAGTCGCCGACATTGTCCCCGACGTTGTCGGCGATCGTGGCGGGGTTGCGCGGATCGTCCTCCGGGATGCCGGCCTCGACCTTGCCGACGAGGTCGCCGCCGACATCGGCGCCCTTGGTGAAGATGCCGCCGCCGAGGCGGGCGAAGATCGAGATCAGCGAGGCGCCGAAGCCCAGCGCCACGAGGGCGTCGATCACCTCGCGGCTCGACGGATCGAGATGGGCCGCGCGGGTGAGGAACAGGTAGTAGAGGGCGACCCCGAGGAGCGCGAGGCCCGCCACCAGCATGCCGGTCACCGCCCCCGACTTGAAGGCCACGTCGAGGCCGCCGCCCAGCGAGGTCGAGGCGGCCTGGGCCGTGCGGACATTGGCCCGCACCGAGACGTTCATGCCGATGAAGCCCGCCGCCCCCGACAGCACGGCACCGATCAGGAAGCCGACCGCGACCTTGATCCCGAGGAAGACCGCGAGGAGGACGAACAGGACGACGCCGACGAGGCCGATCGTCGTGTACTGCCGCCGGAGATAGGCCTGCGCGCCCTCGGCGATGGCGGCGGCGATCTCCTGCATACGCTGCGTGCCGGCGTCGCGCCGCATCACGTCGAGAATCGTGACGATGCCGTAGGCGACGGCGCAGAGCCCGCCCGCGATGATCAGGACCAAGGGAATCATTCGACCGTCCTTGTTATTATCGTGCCTGGCGTGGGCTTGTGATTGTCGAGCTTGGCCGCCGGACGACGGCCATGGGACGCGGTGCTCGGATTCGGGGCTTTCCTTCCCAGAACAATGCCTTGATTGCCAAACTTCGCCGGTGAGCGCAAACGCCGCGTGGGCGAACCGGACGGGGATCGAGCGTCATGGCACAGTGCGAATAGGCCTCACGGACCCGCAAAACTGCATTATGTTGCAGATCCTGTTTCTCCTCGGCCGATGACGGCCTGTTTCCACAGGCGCTGGGAGACGGTTCAGAGCCGTTTGTGTTCGGGTCGGGACGGAGGCGATCGCCGAGCCCGTGCCGAACGCGGCACGGGTCCTCTCTCCTGTGCGGGAAACGGAGCTTGGCGCGGTCGTCTCGACCGGGGAGGCCCGTCTCTCAAACCGGACAGCCTGGTCCGGCACGGCGCCCGCGGTTGTTAACCTCGCCTTAACCAACCAATATTCTATTTTTGGTTGTATTCTCACGGGGGCTCGCCATGAGCAGCGACCAGGCCGCCAAGCTGGCGGCGACGATCGAGGTGTTGAGCGGCGCGGTCGGGTTCCTGATCGCCGAGCGGGTCGCGGCGCAGCCGATCACGATCCAGGACGACCTGCTGTCCGTGCTGCAGCGCGCCCTGTCCCGGGCGCCCGGCGCG from Methylobacterium sp. NMS14P includes:
- a CDS encoding sodium-translocating pyrophosphatase codes for the protein MIPLVLIIAGGLCAVAYGIVTILDVMRRDAGTQRMQEIAAAIAEGAQAYLRRQYTTIGLVGVVLFVLLAVFLGIKVAVGFLIGAVLSGAAGFIGMNVSVRANVRTAQAASTSLGGGLDVAFKSGAVTGMLVAGLALLGVALYYLFLTRAAHLDPSSREVIDALVALGFGASLISIFARLGGGIFTKGADVGGDLVGKVEAGIPEDDPRNPATIADNVGDNVGDCAGMAADLFETYAVTVVATMVLAAIFFSGSTGSGRDVLEPMMLYPLAIGSACILTSIAGTYAVRLGANQSIMGALYKGLIAAGVLSIAAIAAVNMTLLGGFSTSFTTSTGVTFTSAGLFGCAVIGLAITALIVVITEYYTGTNFRPVKSIADASVTGHGTNVIQGLAISLESTALPAIVIVAGIISTYALAGLFGIAIAVTAMLALAGFIVALDAFGPVTDNAGGIAEMAGLPSEVRKSTDALDAVGNTTKAVTKGYAIGSAGLGALVLFAAYTSDLNYFIANASPTQYRFFQGVSVDFSLSNPYVVVGLLLGGLIPFLFAGIAMTAVGRAAGAVVEEVRRQFRAKPGIMQGTDRPDYGRAVDMLTRAAIKEMIVPSLLPVLSPVVLFFVIQFIAGKSQAFATVGASLLGVILTGLYVAISMTSGGGAWDNAKKYIEDGHHGGKGSEAHKAAVTGDTVGDPYKDTAGPAVNPAIKITNIIALLLLAVLAHS